One part of the Haliotis asinina isolate JCU_RB_2024 chromosome 2, JCU_Hal_asi_v2, whole genome shotgun sequence genome encodes these proteins:
- the LOC137272617 gene encoding uncharacterized protein: MAKTEYHIGLFVISLCLISSVKSTFICYTCLYPDKGCGDDFQPLVPTSFCSGSCLKIRGERWSGSVRNVEVYRVCGAQMTEGCANDVMYNGIKTTRCACNSNYCNHGNSLIASWLTVTGIMAIYLSL, from the exons ATGGCGAAGACGGAATATCATATCGGCCTCTTCGTTATTAGCCTTTGTCTAATTTCATCAG TGAAGTCGACCTTCATCTGCTATACCTGCCTGTACCCTGACAAAGGGTGTGGGGATGACTTCCAGCCCTTGGTGCCCACCTCTTTCTGCAGTGGTTCATGTCTCAAGATTAGGGGAGAACGCTGGT CCGGATCTGTTCGGAATGTGGAGGTTTACCGAGTGTGTGGGGCCCAGATGACGGAAGGCTGTGCTAATGATGTAATGTACAACGGCATTAAAACAACTCGATGTGCATGTAACTCCAACTACTGTAACCACGGCAACAGCCTCATTGCATCATGGTTGACGGTCACTGGTATCATGGCAATATACTTGTCATTGTGA